One Malus sylvestris chromosome 14, drMalSylv7.2, whole genome shotgun sequence DNA segment encodes these proteins:
- the LOC126598655 gene encoding protein CHROMOSOME TRANSMISSION FIDELITY 7-like isoform X3 → MQSKISAFFKPSSSYSSSSSPKPAAPPPIVTGGNDDELTVWEKTQHQYCNTYKRRAPNPQSSGRDKSSVQLPEKPISDDNSRKPESTTLGRTVIKNKKRSYAQFYLDFGQSDFNLHTCSTCGVKYTAGDEGDEKAHKAFHKDYTNGIPFKGWCNERVVHLPSVEGGRIVLVLDSDPPAQRNKVGEVVKRMETELGNGWILHKLCKVYLYILSQRVAGCLVAEPIKEAHKVPSCAVDGSSDGTTTHEAKLSTLQFGDIRFQREVRKKAHFAPEALNENLNGALFCEREAVPAVCGVRAIWVTPSNRRKHIATQLLDTLRKSFCMGFVLERSQLAFSQPTSAGKALASNYIGGGGYFLVYKTNHIVP, encoded by the exons ATGCAATCAAAGATCAGTGCCTTCTTCAAACCCTCCTCCtcctattcttcttcttcttcacccaAACCAGCAGCCCCACCTCCGATTGTTACCGGCGGAAACGACGACGAATTGACCGTCTGGGAAAAGACGCAGCACCAATACTGCAACACCTATAAGCGAAGAGCTCCAAACCCGCAAAG TAGTGGAAGGGACAAAAGTTCAGTTCAATTGCCGGAGAAACCCATTTCGGATGATAATTCCAGGAAGCCGGAATCGACCACATTGGGAAGAACAGTGATCAAGAACAAGAAGAGAAGCTATGCTCAGTTCTATTTAGACTTTGGTCAGTCTGATTTCAATTTGCACACGTGCTCCACGTGCGGGGTCAAGTATACCGCCGGAGACGAAGGCGATGAGAAGGCTCACAAGGCATTTCACAAGGACTATACCAATGGAATTCCATTCAAG GGATGGTGCAATGAGAGGGTTGTTCATCTGCCTTCTGTTGAAGGAGGTCGGATTGTTTTGGTGTTAGATTCTGATCCTCCGGCGCAGAGAAACAAG GTCGGGGAAGTTGTGAAAAGGATGGAGACTGAGCTTGGAAATGGATGGATTTTGCACAAGTTGTGTAAG GTATATCTGTACATTTTGTCTCAAAGGGTTGCTGGATGTCTAGTTGCGGAACCAATAAAAGAAGCACACAAAGTGCCTTCATGTGCAGTCGATGGAAGTTCTGATGGTACTACTACGCATGAAGCTAAATTATCTACTCTCCAATTTGGGGATATCAGGTTTCAGAGGGAAGTCAGGAAAAAAGCCCATTTTGCACCCGAAGCATTGAATGAGAATCTCAATGGCGCTCTATTCTGCGAAAGGGAAGCAGTGCCTGCTGTCTGCGGCGTTAGAGCTATTTGGGTCACTCCATCTAACAGAAGAAAACACATAGCCACCCAGTTATTGGATACCCTGAG GAAAAGTTTCTGCATGGGATTTGTCCTCGAACGCTCTCAACTGGCATTCTCTCAACCAACATCGGCTGGAAAGGCATTGGCGTCCAATTATattggtggtggtggatatTTTCTGGTGTACAAAACCAACCATATTGTCCCATGA
- the LOC126598655 gene encoding protein CHROMOSOME TRANSMISSION FIDELITY 7-like isoform X2, giving the protein MQSKISAFFKPSSSYSSSSSPKPAAPPPIVTGGNDDELTVWEKTQHQYCNTYKRRAPNPQSGRDKSSVQLPEKPISDDNSRKPESTTLGRTVIKNKKRSYAQFYLDFGQSDFNLHTCSTCGVKYTAGDEGDEKAHKAFHKDYTNGIPFKILQGWCNERVVHLPSVEGGRIVLVLDSDPPAQRNKVGEVVKRMETELGNGWILHKLCKVYLYILSQRVAGCLVAEPIKEAHKVPSCAVDGSSDGTTTHEAKLSTLQFGDIRFQREVRKKAHFAPEALNENLNGALFCEREAVPAVCGVRAIWVTPSNRRKHIATQLLDTLRKSFCMGFVLERSQLAFSQPTSAGKALASNYIGGGGYFLVYKTNHIVP; this is encoded by the exons ATGCAATCAAAGATCAGTGCCTTCTTCAAACCCTCCTCCtcctattcttcttcttcttcacccaAACCAGCAGCCCCACCTCCGATTGTTACCGGCGGAAACGACGACGAATTGACCGTCTGGGAAAAGACGCAGCACCAATACTGCAACACCTATAAGCGAAGAGCTCCAAACCCGCAAAG TGGAAGGGACAAAAGTTCAGTTCAATTGCCGGAGAAACCCATTTCGGATGATAATTCCAGGAAGCCGGAATCGACCACATTGGGAAGAACAGTGATCAAGAACAAGAAGAGAAGCTATGCTCAGTTCTATTTAGACTTTGGTCAGTCTGATTTCAATTTGCACACGTGCTCCACGTGCGGGGTCAAGTATACCGCCGGAGACGAAGGCGATGAGAAGGCTCACAAGGCATTTCACAAGGACTATACCAATGGAATTCCATTCAAG ATTTTGCAGGGATGGTGCAATGAGAGGGTTGTTCATCTGCCTTCTGTTGAAGGAGGTCGGATTGTTTTGGTGTTAGATTCTGATCCTCCGGCGCAGAGAAACAAG GTCGGGGAAGTTGTGAAAAGGATGGAGACTGAGCTTGGAAATGGATGGATTTTGCACAAGTTGTGTAAG GTATATCTGTACATTTTGTCTCAAAGGGTTGCTGGATGTCTAGTTGCGGAACCAATAAAAGAAGCACACAAAGTGCCTTCATGTGCAGTCGATGGAAGTTCTGATGGTACTACTACGCATGAAGCTAAATTATCTACTCTCCAATTTGGGGATATCAGGTTTCAGAGGGAAGTCAGGAAAAAAGCCCATTTTGCACCCGAAGCATTGAATGAGAATCTCAATGGCGCTCTATTCTGCGAAAGGGAAGCAGTGCCTGCTGTCTGCGGCGTTAGAGCTATTTGGGTCACTCCATCTAACAGAAGAAAACACATAGCCACCCAGTTATTGGATACCCTGAG GAAAAGTTTCTGCATGGGATTTGTCCTCGAACGCTCTCAACTGGCATTCTCTCAACCAACATCGGCTGGAAAGGCATTGGCGTCCAATTATattggtggtggtggatatTTTCTGGTGTACAAAACCAACCATATTGTCCCATGA
- the LOC126598655 gene encoding protein CHROMOSOME TRANSMISSION FIDELITY 7-like isoform X1, translating to MQSKISAFFKPSSSYSSSSSPKPAAPPPIVTGGNDDELTVWEKTQHQYCNTYKRRAPNPQSSGRDKSSVQLPEKPISDDNSRKPESTTLGRTVIKNKKRSYAQFYLDFGQSDFNLHTCSTCGVKYTAGDEGDEKAHKAFHKDYTNGIPFKILQGWCNERVVHLPSVEGGRIVLVLDSDPPAQRNKVGEVVKRMETELGNGWILHKLCKVYLYILSQRVAGCLVAEPIKEAHKVPSCAVDGSSDGTTTHEAKLSTLQFGDIRFQREVRKKAHFAPEALNENLNGALFCEREAVPAVCGVRAIWVTPSNRRKHIATQLLDTLRKSFCMGFVLERSQLAFSQPTSAGKALASNYIGGGGYFLVYKTNHIVP from the exons ATGCAATCAAAGATCAGTGCCTTCTTCAAACCCTCCTCCtcctattcttcttcttcttcacccaAACCAGCAGCCCCACCTCCGATTGTTACCGGCGGAAACGACGACGAATTGACCGTCTGGGAAAAGACGCAGCACCAATACTGCAACACCTATAAGCGAAGAGCTCCAAACCCGCAAAG TAGTGGAAGGGACAAAAGTTCAGTTCAATTGCCGGAGAAACCCATTTCGGATGATAATTCCAGGAAGCCGGAATCGACCACATTGGGAAGAACAGTGATCAAGAACAAGAAGAGAAGCTATGCTCAGTTCTATTTAGACTTTGGTCAGTCTGATTTCAATTTGCACACGTGCTCCACGTGCGGGGTCAAGTATACCGCCGGAGACGAAGGCGATGAGAAGGCTCACAAGGCATTTCACAAGGACTATACCAATGGAATTCCATTCAAG ATTTTGCAGGGATGGTGCAATGAGAGGGTTGTTCATCTGCCTTCTGTTGAAGGAGGTCGGATTGTTTTGGTGTTAGATTCTGATCCTCCGGCGCAGAGAAACAAG GTCGGGGAAGTTGTGAAAAGGATGGAGACTGAGCTTGGAAATGGATGGATTTTGCACAAGTTGTGTAAG GTATATCTGTACATTTTGTCTCAAAGGGTTGCTGGATGTCTAGTTGCGGAACCAATAAAAGAAGCACACAAAGTGCCTTCATGTGCAGTCGATGGAAGTTCTGATGGTACTACTACGCATGAAGCTAAATTATCTACTCTCCAATTTGGGGATATCAGGTTTCAGAGGGAAGTCAGGAAAAAAGCCCATTTTGCACCCGAAGCATTGAATGAGAATCTCAATGGCGCTCTATTCTGCGAAAGGGAAGCAGTGCCTGCTGTCTGCGGCGTTAGAGCTATTTGGGTCACTCCATCTAACAGAAGAAAACACATAGCCACCCAGTTATTGGATACCCTGAG GAAAAGTTTCTGCATGGGATTTGTCCTCGAACGCTCTCAACTGGCATTCTCTCAACCAACATCGGCTGGAAAGGCATTGGCGTCCAATTATattggtggtggtggatatTTTCTGGTGTACAAAACCAACCATATTGTCCCATGA
- the LOC126598872 gene encoding uncharacterized protein C227.17c-like has protein sequence MSSMEETPSPPKRRLSCATYFDALWFCYSPVHQMQQYYRLGSLDNCSGKWTSLVDCLVLKTKRSSEVQEILETREKGKSHVWTFRTPEEASVNWKEQFGDLDEVE, from the exons ATGTCTTCAATGGAAGAAACACCTTCCCCTCCAAAGCGTCGATTGTCGTGCGCCACCTACTTCGACGCCCTCTGGTTTTGCTATT CTCCGGTGCATCAGATGCAGCAGTATTATAGACTTGGGTCACTTGATAACTGTTCCGGGAAATGGACTTCTCTGGTTGATTGCTTGGTTTTGAAGACGAAGAGGTCATCTGAAGTGCAG GAAATTTTGGAAACTCGGGAGAAAGGCAAGTCTCACGTCTGGACTTTTCGAACTCCAGAAGAAGCATCAGTTAACTGGAAAGAACAATTTGGAGATTTAGATGAAGTGGAATGA
- the LOC126598871 gene encoding mediator of RNA polymerase II transcription subunit 27 — MQQQQQQPQATTQNSTPPQPSFAGSTTAEAPPKQVAQAMERLSQASRLIADIRIGADRLLEALFVAAQPHQSSKPLQLFLNEDASMRQHLLDLRSVGRQLEESGVLNESLRSRSNSWGLHMPLVCPDGAVVAYAWKRQLAGQAGASAVDRTRLALKAFTDQKRRFFPHLDDASNDQCNESASKKQRISQAPAAHNQEDGIDCKTLSEVLVRMDKVPHLKVSIYERLDWLKRASSLPENEISSETLKDHSYHSSSKLRSGPPDVAPDKVAVIELLFPSTFRAVVSLHPAGSIDPDAVAFFSPDEGGSYIHARGVSIYHVYKHITEHAATALQYFIGVRAETALHCLLHWICSYQTLFTKVCSKCGRLLAMDRKSAQLLPPVYRPYRQFTTLNVSSSLNVSGAYHVGCFSEEL, encoded by the exons atgcagcagcagcaacaacagcCGCAAGCAACGACGCAGAACTCCACGCCGCCGCAGCCTTCCTTTGCGGGGTCCACCACGGCGGAAGCACCGCCAAAACAGGTGGCGCAGGCGATGGAGCGGCTTTCTCAAGCCAGCCGCCTCATCGCGGACATTAGGATTGGCGCCGACCGCCTCCTCGAAGCCCTGTTCGTGGCCGCTCAGCCGCACCAGAGCTCCAAGCCTCTCCAGTTGTTCCTCAACGAGGACGCTTCCATGCGCCAACACCTCCTCGACCTCCGCTCCGTCG GAAGACAGCTGGAAGAATCTGGAGTTTTGAACGAGTCTCTGCGATCGCGGAGCAATTCTTGGGGATTGCACATGCCGTTGGTTTGTCCGGATGGCGCCGTGGTTGCGTATGCTTGGAAGCGGCAGCTCGCCGGCCAAGCTGGTGCTTCTGCAGTTGACAGGACCAG GCTAGCTCTCAAGGCATTCACTGATCAGAAAAGGCGATTTTTTCCTCACCTTGATGATGCATCAAATGATCAGTGTAATGAATCAGCTTCGAAGAAGCAACGCATTTCTCAAGCACCCGCAGCACATAATCAAGAAGATGGTATAGATTGCAAAACGCTATCAGAGGTTTTAGTGCGTATGGACAAGGTTCCTCATTTGAAAGTTTCCATATATGAACGATTGGATTGGTTGAAACGAGCATCTTCACTGCCAGAAAATGAGATTTCCAGTGAAACATTAAAGGATCATAGTTATCATAGTTCAAGTAAGTTACGATCAGGTCCGCCTGATGTTGCACCAGATAAGGTTGCTGTCATTGAGTTGCTGTTTCCTTCTACCTTCAGAGCTGTAGTTTCATTGCATCCTGCTGGTTCTATTGACCCAGATGCAGTGGCATTTTTTTCTCCAGATGAG GGAGGCAGCTACATACATGCAAGAGGTGTTTCAATTTATCATGTCTATAAGCATATCACG GAACATGCTGCTACTGCTTTGCAGTATTTCATTGGAGTTCGAGCTGAAACAGCTCTACATTGTCTTTTG CATTGGATCTGCAGCTATCAAACTCTCTTTACAAAAGTTTGCAG CAAGTGTGGACGGCTGCTAGCAATGGACCGGAAATCAGCTCAACTGTTACCGCCAGTTTATCGTCCTTATCGGCAGTTCACTACATTGAATGTGTCATCAAGTTTGAATGTTTCCGGGGCTTACCATGTAGGTTGTTTCTCAGAGGAATTGTGA